Sequence from the Corvus moneduloides isolate bCorMon1 chromosome 18, bCorMon1.pri, whole genome shotgun sequence genome:
CtgtgctctttaaaaataaacaagtgaAATGGTCTGAATTAgctaattattttaattgccaATCTCTCAGTTAAGTGCAGTGCAATATAGAGGCCGAAGTTAAAAAATAGTTAACACTTTTCCAGAGATGGCTATTTCTGGTTGTAATTTCAGGCTGTAGATTTTGGGCTGCAATaggcattttttcttctccctcatgggtttctttatttcttccccaAAGCTCTGTCCTCACTCCAGCCCTTACAACTGGCCATGGTAAAACACAGGAATGATTGTCTTCAGTAATTCTTAGGCTCTGCCCCAAACCAGAGCACATTAATGTGACTGACTGTGAATAAATCCTTCCTGAATATCTTCATCTCGTTTTTAATAACAGGAGACATTTTCTCTTGTATAAGTATTTCTTAACTTGGTCAGCTTCCATGGTTTTCTCTCcggttttttttctgcttaaagaAGTCTTTAAGTTCTACCTCTCCTacatccctggaaatgcttGCTAGCAGCCGCCATCTTTGTAGTTCATCTAAACTAACACAAGAAATTCCATGTGTGTATTTTCCCTTGGTACAGATTTCCCTCCACCATTTCCACACGTGTTGTCTGTGGAGcacctctttcttccctccacttcattttccttcaccGGATTTCTCAGGCAGTGGCATTGTCTCCTTTGGGTCCATGGCCCTCACACGTGTAATGGGAAATGGAATATTTGCCTTTAGTCACACTCACACTTGGAATAAATCCATTCTCTGTCCTATCTGAGCATGGACACAACACTGAAGCCACATTCAATGCCACAGATATCGAAGATGGCAAAGGAGCACCTGTCAGGGAAGACTGAGCTGTATCTCATCTTTACAGAAGCAGCTGCTTGTTTCCATCGCAAGATTTCCCACCTACCTCAGCATTTTTACCATACAGCTTGCAGAGCTGTGCACAAAAATTACGGTGAAAGGATTAGAATCAAATGCATTTGGCTCATGGGAGTCATACAAGAGCTTTGGTTTGATACTAGAAATGTGCACAGTCAATTACCCATTAGAGAAGATGATTACAGACACCCACAAGGCCAGAGTGGCAATCCCTGCTCACCACGGCTGTGGAAGAAATGTAATGGATGAGGGAATTAGTGTCAGGTTTATTCAGATTTCTCCTTTAAGATCACTGATGTGCATTTTCAGCGGCTTCCTCCTGTTTCTCCTGACATTTGCAAGGCTGATTTATTTGTTACTCATAGGTGCTGTAATCAGTGCTTTCATTTCCAGTGTTCTGCTGCTGGGTGTATGAAAAACCAACCAGAGGGGAAACACTCGTTGCTTATTAGCACTTTATATTCTGCTGGAAAATCCCGAGCTCAGGGCACGTAGCTGCACAGCGCTGTATGTCCCCAGTGGCTCCGGCTCCATCCCCCGTGCTCAGCGTGGGGACCAGAGTGTGATGCCGTgtcccagcacatccctctCCGCCCCGGGCCGCTCCCGTGGCCCTTAGCGCTGGAGTTTGGCACGTCGCTATGGCgaccccgccgccgccgcgggcaGCCCCCAGCCGCCACCATGGCAGGTCGGTGTCCGCGGTTTGATCCTCGGCATcaggggaggcaggagagcgGCGGCCACACTCCAGGGTGCTTTGCAAACCGAGCTCGTGGTCTTTCCCTGTCGGCCGCTCGCACCGCTGCCCTCCTTCCCGGCTCACGCCGGGGAGGAGCAGCAACAGGCGCCCTGAGCATTCCCCTCGCAGACAGTACCCTGGGGGCGAGGAGGGGATGGGGGTGCCTCTGCTGCGCCGGTGGATGCTGGCAAAGGGACCCCGGTGCGGAGCAGTGCCGTGGTGCTGCGTCACTGCAAGGGTTGAGCTCAGCTGGGGCACCTCGGGGCCGGGGGAGAGTCAGGCAGGGTGCACAGGGGTGTGGTGCCAGGCGCGATGCTTCCAGGGACAGTCAGCAGCCGCTTCTCTGCACCCGGGTGTGTTTCCCTCCTTGCTCTTCATTCAGTTAAGATGTAAGATGAAAAAAAGTAGCTACATTGCATTGCTCTGAAGTTCCGCAAAGagccagaggaaaaaatgggCTTCCTGTAGGGCCGTGCAAACTAAGCATTTTACCAGAGACCTGACAAAAGTCGCAGAGCAGCGTCTGGAGGAGGACGCGGAGGTCTGTACGAGCCTCATCCCCCAGCGCCGCGGCAGAGACGCAcgggagctgcagcctctcGCCCTCGGCACCGAGAGCTGCAGCCGGAACGACTCTGCACCGCCTGCCTCTCGCTGCCAGCCTCCCCGCGCCCTGGTAGTAGGCGGCTAAAAACATACAGGGAGGCGAATACCGACTGCGTTATCACTTACGCAAACCTGTCATCGCTGACGTAAATTTAGAAGGGAATTCAGCAAGTAAAGGCGGCTCCCGCTGGCCCGCCTTACCCCGGGTACTCTGCGCGGGTTGTGCCTCGCAGGACACGGCGAGCAGATGGGGCTGCCCCCGCAGCTGGGAATCCTCCCTGGGGTTTGTAAATCCTAAGCTTTGAGTTAAAGAAGTGGTGGGATGTGATGGTGGGAAAGCGATGCTCCCATCTGGCAGGGGTAGTGAAGAGACTTCTTGTCACAGGCATGAGCTGCTCAGAGGTCATGGCCAGTGTCAGGGTGGGTACAGGTTGCTGTAGCTCGGCTCTTCAGCTTCCCCAGCAAAGGCAGGGCAGACACAAGCCAGCAATGTGTGGCACGGTGTCCTGAAAAACCCCAGCCCTTGGCAAATATTGGCAAGGCCCCCCATtctccaagagctgcagcacccAAAAGTGAGGGAGGAACTCAGCAGTTTTAGTGTATCCTGTATTTGCATTGCTGGAAAAACATCCTCTATGAGGGGCTGTGACTCCATCATACCGAGGGATGCATCCTGTCCTCGGTGTTCAAGACTCATTCTGGACACATAACTACTTTTATTTAGCAATGTTGTCCTCCCAAATAGCTGTTGAATGACCATTGCCCACAGCTGAAAATGGAGAACTGAGGATGAACCCTTAACAGTATTTTCTTAGTTAGTATTTCTAGCTTTTATTTCCTAGAAAGGACGTAAAGcacctttcttttcccctctcctcccacgGTCCATGTTTTCTCCCCTGCCGGGCTTCCCGGCACCCgcagcacagcaggaaccaGAGCTTCGCTCTGCCGAGAAGGGAAAGACGCAGCAAAATCGCTCGATACGGCTCAGTCCAGAGGATCAGGACAGAAGGGGGAGCCCAGGAGACAAAATCGGAGAGCATCCCACCCCGCCGGGCTCCAGCCGAGCTCTGGATGTTAACGGCATTCATAGAaacttgcttttgtttctaCAGCCACCTTTTGGCTTTTGTTTATGGTTTATAGGAGACCGCTCTCACCTCCGAGTCTGTGCCCAATTCCCACTGTGCTGAACAGTGGTTCCATTGGCAGTGCTCAGAAATCACCTCCATGCTGCACTCCGCCATTGTTCTCTGTATTTATGAGGCAAAacatctccttttccctcctcttcccccgCACTGACCCTTTCCCTCCAGGCCTCCAACACCTGAAACACCCCCACTGTGCCTGTCATCCCctgcctgctgttcctgctttAAACCCACGTCACCTCAGAAGTCACTCCTTGGCAGCTTGATGGGCTGGTGAGCACTTGGCCTGCCGTGGGCTAGTCCACAGCTTCCTGGGAGATGGAAACATTGTGGTTTCAACCCCTTTTAATAAGGCACCTGGAGGACTGATATTTTTAGCAGTAAAGGAGCCTGAGCTGCATTACTGCTGAGGGTATGAAGTGTCCCAGCTCTGGGTGGGCCTCAGGGACACTGGACAACTCCCTGACCCGTTCCATCAGTTGTATGGAATAGATGCCTTTCCCTGCACTCCCCAAGATCTCGAGCAGGTGCAGAGATCAACGCCCACCACAAACCTGACCTGCTGAGATTTATTTAACATTTCCTAACAGGCCAGGCTATGCTATGAGCCCATTTTCACATAGTGCTGGTTTGTACTTCAGTATCTTTAGTTGCCTCCTGTTTGTTGTATCTCTTGTTTCACCCCTCCAAAGCCAGGCATCAGTTACTGACTCGGGTGCATCTTAAAGCATGGCTCACAAATACTGTTCTGCCTGTACCTGCCTGagtaatttctaatttattgctgataataatttgttttcttctccagatACCAACAATATGCCCGTTATAAAGTACCCCAGGATTAGAGACCCTCTCTTTTATGAATGGGACAGGAAAGCCCAGAAATGTGGATTAAGACACACAATCTATGCTGTAAATGGGGATCAGTATACTGGAGAATGGTTGGACAACTTGAAACATGGTAAGataattttgagaaaaagtAGCACCTTAGATGTCCTTACAAAGGTTCCTAGGGGCAGGGAGCAGTCAGTGGTTCTATGCTCCTGGAAGAGCATTCATTCATGTATGACTatattacacacacacacatttatatatatttgataAATGTAATGGAAAAACGCAGAAACATTTCTAATATGTAACTTGAAGAGCTTTTGCATGCACTCAGGGGCAATTACCCAAAATATCTCTATTACAGATGTTTCAAAATCCTTTCCAAATACAGCAAGCTGCAGTCAGCTCCATGCACTGGGATGTGCCCTGGCTGCACAGTCCCTGGAGCTCTCTCAGCTCCTGACTTGGCTCCAGGAATCTTAATTTATTCTCAAGAtgtggcaggggctgcaggagacagagcaggggaaggagacCCTGTCCAAGCCTGGAGCAGCCGGAGCAGGACAGGCTTGTTTACAAGCAGTAAACTGAGGTTTGGAAAGATTTCAGTGCATTCAGCAGAGGCCACACAGGAAGCCCCTGATCAAGATTAACAATAGTTCCAACTTGGGAAGCTAAACTGAATCCCAGACATAAGCCTGTCTTGGTGCAGGGAGTGCTACCCTGCCTGCGATGGAGCAGGAAGGGCAGCCCTGTACACCCTTCTCCTAACCATGATGGTCTCCCTGTCACTCCTCTCGTTTGTTAACCAGGTAAAGGCACCCAGCTATGGAAAAACACAGGAGCTATTTACAGCGGTGACTGGAAGTTTGGGAAGCGGGATGGTTATGGCTCATACAGCATTCCTGACCCAGTAACCAAGGAATACAAGAGGGTGTACACAGGCTGGTGGGAAAATGACCGAAGAGGTGTAAGTGAGATTTTCTGCATGTGCCAACAGTGAGGCAGCGGGAcccaaaacacaggaaagagcTGGGTGCACATGTGCAAAAAGATTacttaaaatactatttttcccAATACTGAGGCTGAATTGAATGGTCAAGACTAAAAATCCAAGATTTTTATGGGAGTGCCATCTCCTTCCTGGAGAGGGAGTCATCCCCACCCATCTGCTGGTTACCAGGCTATAGCCCCAAGTTcaccaccagctgctgcagagcagtggttACTGCTCAGACTCACTTGCAGCTTGGCTAGGCAGGATGGGAGGTTTCCCATCCCATCTCTTAATCCTCCTCACCCATCCCCTTCATTCCTCTTATCCTTGAACAAGTCAGAGGAACCTGTATTATAGGCACTGCCAGAAAATGTACTTTCTTCTGGGAGTTTTACAGCATAATAGGCAACTAACTTGAGTTATTTTGGAAATTAAGCCTGTCACATAAatcactggtttttttctaaaaggaaCATAATGAGAAAGTAATCTGGTAGAAGTGACTGCAATGTAATGTGCAAAATCCCTGTAGGAACGTTTTTGGATCTGCCAGTGGAAACCTTGTGTTTGTCTTCGtgtctgcttttaaattaaactcATCTCCACCAACGCTTCTAATGGGCGTGTGGCTCCATGGCTCCTGTCTCTTGGAGGGAGCTTCCCTTCCTGTTCTTTAAGGTCATATTTTGGATAATTGAGCTTTGGTGAAAGATGTATAATGACATCCAAATATCACTATGGTTaggttttcttctaaaaaagtTTCTCCCTTACATCCATGCAGTTTAATAAAATCAACACTCAGAAAAATCAGTTGTTTCCAGAActggttttattatttgttcagagaaaaaagaacactTTATTCCAATGGGAAAATGTGTTAGtaatatggaaatatttcttattGGTATCACTCTCTGGCATAGGGGGTACTTCTGGACTTCACTTGATGGCAAACATACACCTAAGACAAACAAGGGCTGGAGTTGCCCAGCCTGGGACACACTGAGCTGGAAATGTCATCAGGGTTGAAAGACATGAAATCCCCATGTTGAGAGATACATCCTTTAATGCTGCCTATCCCCAGGCAGGTTTATATACTTCTAAAACCCGCTTTTAGCTAAATATTAGCAGCAATCATGCCAATAATAACACACTGAGATATAAACCCAGGGTTTTGTCAAGGGAATAAAACtgtttgccaaaaaaaaaatcctatacTACCACATCTCATTTCCTTCAGCACGAGAacagccacagagctgggctgccagcagccaTGTGTAAGAGTAATAAACAAAGGAGTCTTCTATCAAAGTGATGTCCCAAAGTAGAACACTGACCCCTTTCAATAGAGCAGCTCCTAACCAGccatctctgtgctgctgcccagggccgGGGGGTGTTCTTTTACCCCAACGGGGAGTGCTACGAGGGCGAGTGGAGCAACGGTTTGCGGAGTGGCTGGGGAAAGATGCAGTACAAGGACGGTTCCGTCTACGAGGGACAGTGGCTGGTGGATCAGCCCAATGGGCAGGGCGTGCTGCGGCTCCGTAAGTACTGACCATCCTCACCCTGCCCCTTCCAAGCTGCCCTCCGGGTGTCTCTGCCATCCAGATTTCTGAGTGCTACActgcagccttgcagcagggctgcagccggTCCGtgtcatccctcccctcctggtctggagctgggggcagcacaggctgagcaAGGGCCCATAAGCCCACACGCACGAAAGCCTACTTTTGCTGTGATTTACATTTAAATGACTGGGATGGTTCGGGTTAGAGATAATATACTGTTGGGTCAGAGAAGAGCAAATCTCTCTTTTCAAGCCAGGCACTTTGCCAGACAGGCTTTCTAGCTCTGCATACCAAAGAAGAGTCCAGtttccagcacaggaaaaaaaaaaaacaacaacagttttctttttgtgttcaCTCCATCCCCTCTGTCTGCTTCCGACAGTGGCTCATGTTGAGTGAACACAGGGGTTTCATTAGTACACAATCCTTTTCCATAAATAACACCAAGCACATCATGGATTGGAAATGTTAGGGCCAATCTCAgcataaatacagaaatttaaattttttccccttggactttaacacattttttcccaaagccaAGAATCCCAAAAATCTCTGTAATACCAGGCACGGCATTCCAAGAACATCTGAAGAAATATTATCTCCATATTATTATTCATCTATTCTATTTTTTTGCTTGGAAGTGATCTCAAGGCGAGTAATTAGCTAAGCAAAGCAGCTGGGAGGAATGAGCATGACCTTCACTGCACAGCACATGCATGACTGTGCTCTCTCGCTTTGGACCAATGGCTCATCCAGATGAAATCAGCACCCGCTTCCAGAGGGAATCTTCCACTGATCTGCTGTGCTCCCATCAAAGGCCCTGTTAGTTATAAACTAACAGCCCctgcaggctgagctgtggctgaTGAACCATTTCAGAGCCCAGTTGCCTCCAGCGTAGCCTCTGACTGATTGTTAGCTGGATTCCTTTTGGTTAAAATTAGCCGGAGCAATTATTTCATACCCACGAGCTTAATGCattcagctcagctgctggaagTGCGCCCACGTGCCAGCAGCTTTGCcatgtgaaagaaaaggagtTCTTCAGTGGAGGTCACGATGAGCTGCAGCTCAAGATTAAATTGCTTGTAGTGGCAGCGTGCCCGGTGAGGGTGAGATTGGCTGAGAGCACCGTGCTGATCTGCCGCCTCTGCTACATCCATTCCCCAACAGCTTTGTACCAGAGCACTTTGCATCCACAGGGATCATGGTTGTGAGCAACACAGCCTCGGGTGCTCTGGGAGGAGAGCAgatgggagcagctgggcaccaCAGTGCAGTCAGGGCGTTCGCTGCCCCCTCCTTTCAGCCAGGGCTGTGATTTTGGTGGTTTCTCACTTGTTGGTGGCTGGAGTGCAAAAGCCAAGCTGCTCCCACCCCTGTGGGCAGGGCACGTTGGTGCTGCAGATAagcacaaaaccaaatcaaGGTTGCAGATAACCATCACCATAGCTCCAGCCTGTAAACCAGACCCTGcctgagcagcccagcagctaCATTCTCCAGAagcatttttggtttttccctcttcccttaCAGCATCCTGGCTATCTCTGCAGCACCATGTGGTGTGCCCTGATATTTCAGCCACTTCTTGTGATGAAGAATGGCAGAGTTCAGCTGAGACTCAAAGGTATTTCCACTAACATGGTCAGAAATCCCCATGGGTTTGGGCTTAGAAACACTGTATGTAGGAAAAGGGGTGAGCAGAGGACTCTCTTAGTGACAGCAGGGTGGTCTGGATGTATCCCAGCTCCAGCGTCACCACGGGTATGATGCCCCTTCTCAACCAGCATCCATGGATGAGGCTGCTCTCTTCCCCTTGCAGCTCTACTTTCCCTGTTAGTGATGGATGGGTGGattcctggagagcagcacagagcccaaAAAAAGCCTCTCTCAACTTGCAGAAAAATGCCAAGACAAGCAgtacagctggaaaaacagTCTGTAACTGACTGCCTGAACCGTTCAGACTCTCACAGCAATTCTCACCCCGTAATTCATTGAGGAAAAACTTAACTAAAAGTATTCTTTGAAATCAAGATTATTTTGACTGGACAGCAATCAGTGCTCTGTTCCTTGCCCAGACAAGCAAATCTCTTCAAGCCAGAGATCCTGTGTGATTTGTTGCAGTAACAAATCTGAAACTCGTGTcctgtaatttttcttgttgTGAAGAGTGACTCAGGGACCAGTCCCTTACCCTGAGCACACTTGCTCCTTGTGTCAGCAAAGAATGAGTATCACTGTGAGAAGAACAAAGCAGGTGAGCACTGTCCTGGTTCCAAGTGGGCAAGTGTGGGCTCCTTCTACAGCATTTTCTCCCTCTGTGGCACAGCAAATGGAGCACTGCAAAATCAAAATGACACACAGTGCCACAGCCACCTTGAAATTACTAAGAGGAGCCAAACACATGATCTCTGCTGGTTTGCTCTGTTGATTGATTTCATTTGTAACCCCTTAACCAAATGGTGCAAATTTCAAGGTCTGTTCATGTATTTAATTGCAGCAAATGGAAATCGGTACGAAGGAGGTTGGAAAGATGGCAAGAAGCATGGCCCAGGGAAATACTTCTACCTCGATAAGGGACAGCAGTTAGAAGGCATCTGGGTAGCAGATATACCGAAGTGTGGAGTTCTGGTTGACTTTGGCAGAGACAACGCTCCAGCCCCTACTCAGTATCCACTCCCagaggtaattgcttggaaatttTGGTGTTTGCATTCATCAGTGCTCGGGTCAGCTCTCCAGGTAGCATTTCACTCCCCAAGAGATTTCCCCCACGGGGTGTGTGCTCAGTCTTTTGGCCAGCAGTGTCCTAAATGGCCCCTAGGGACTAACAGCTCATGCAGCCTCTGCTGGAGCCTCCCAATTGCCTACAtctgaaaaaatgcagttctCATGCACCAGAACCGCTCAGAGACCTGATGCAGCACAAAGGAAACGGGGACAATACAGGCAGAGACAATAGTGGGATTTGCGTCAAGACCAAATGATTTCACCAAGCCCAGGTGCTGAGGCTGAGCAGACCCTGCAGCAACCCGAGCAGCTGCAGGGTGAACAGCAGCTCTTTCCTCCCTGTCAGGGCTCACCGTGTCCAGCAGCCCCAAGGGCAGAGGGGCATGTGCAGCTTCCCACCTGGGCCCAAGGTGGGTAGATGGTGTCCTAGAGCTCACATCCCctgctcctcttttcccttGACTGACACACACTGCAGAGGAAGAGCCAGGCCCTATCCCCATCCCACAGACTTGGTGAGACAAAGACACACTGGGCCACCAGCCTGGCAGCCACGGGGTCCTTGCGTGTCACTTTGGTGCACGACCTGGAGGACAGGAGAGCCTGTCCCCAACTCCATGCCCTTGGACGAAGACAGGAAATGGGAATCAGCAGTGAACAGTTGTGGCTCCAAGTGACAGCTGTCCGTAAGAGTCTCAGCTTGAACCTCCGTGGTCTGCAAACTGCAGATGTGAAACACAAAGGCATCAGTTTCCAAGGGATGGTCAGTGCACGATGGGGTGGGGAAGCTCCCCTTCACTTAGAGCCAAGCAGAGCCACCCTGGATAACCACAGCACACTACTCTGCTCCAGTAACACAGGGAATAGCACGGCCCCTGGGCAGGTAAAGCCACCCACCTTCCTctggcccagggccagggctgTTCCAAATGACACCACGCACCACTTCCGAAGCTCACAGCTGTTATATCTTTGTTGCCCCTGTTTTTACAAATCCGGTTTCAATAACCAAGGGCCCTTTGAGCACAGTTTTGACAAGCCAGTTAATCCTGTAAGAACCAGGCACACCCACAGCAGTGCAGAATAATAAATCCCAAATACCCACCAGGGAAAAACAATCTCTGTTTTGCAAAAAGAGTGAAAGGAGCAGCACTTCTGTacctaaaaatatttactttatgTGGTTTGTCAAAGGTCACTGAGAAGAGCCTCAACAACCCAACAGCCTGGGATGAACTGCTGGTACATTAAGGCAGGATGTGCAAGTCTGGCTGTTTATTTAACTCCCCAAAGACCAAGTGATGATCCAATTCTCTTCGGCTCTATAAGCAAAAACAAAGCACCAACTTTCACTGCTGTTACAGTGCTTTCAAAGGGTAGAGATGTGTTGATCTCAGAATATGAAGTAAtagataaaaggagaaaaattgaATTGAGGTTTTCATAAGCCTTttgtcaccagcaccccctTTACTAAAACTAGAGGTGAGGCCCAAGAGGCTACAAATCAAAGCCACTTTTGTCCAAGAGTGTGTTTTGTTAAAGTCACTCACACAGAGCTATTTCAAGGAGATGAAGTGATGTACAACACACTAATAAAATAAAGCGAGTATAGTTGTTTC
This genomic interval carries:
- the MORN3 gene encoding MORN repeat-containing protein 3 isoform X1; the protein is MADTNNMPVIKYPRIRDPLFYEWDRKAQKCGLRHTIYAVNGDQYTGEWLDNLKHGKGTQLWKNTGAIYSGDWKFGKRDGYGSYSIPDPVTKEYKRVYTGWWENDRRGGRGVFFYPNGECYEGEWSNGLRSGWGKMQYKDGSVYEGQWLVDQPNGQGVLRLPNGNRYEGGWKDGKKHGPGKYFYLDKGQQLEGIWVADIPKCGVLVDFGRDNAPAPTQYPLPEIELHDPAGVLAEARAMFDDSHN
- the MORN3 gene encoding MORN repeat-containing protein 3 isoform X3, whose amino-acid sequence is MADTNNMPVIKYPRIRDPLFYEWDRKAQKCGLRHTIYAVNGDQYTGEWLDNLKHGKGTQLWKNTGAIYSGDWKFGKRDGYGSYSIPDPVTKEYKRVYTGWWENDRRGGRGVFFYPNGECYEGEWSNGLRSGWGKMQYKDGSVYEGQWLVDQPNGQGVLRLPSWLSLQHHVVCPDISATSCDEEWQSSAETQSKWKSVRRRLERWQEAWPREILLPR
- the MORN3 gene encoding MORN repeat-containing protein 3 isoform X2, whose protein sequence is MPVIKYPRIRDPLFYEWDRKAQKCGLRHTIYAVNGDQYTGEWLDNLKHGKGTQLWKNTGAIYSGDWKFGKRDGYGSYSIPDPVTKEYKRVYTGWWENDRRGGRGVFFYPNGECYEGEWSNGLRSGWGKMQYKDGSVYEGQWLVDQPNGQGVLRLPNGNRYEGGWKDGKKHGPGKYFYLDKGQQLEGIWVADIPKCGVLVDFGRDNAPAPTQYPLPEIELHDPAGVLAEARAMFDDSHN